The following proteins are co-located in the Triticum aestivum cultivar Chinese Spring chromosome 1A, IWGSC CS RefSeq v2.1, whole genome shotgun sequence genome:
- the LOC123143853 gene encoding rRNA biogenesis protein RRP5, producing the protein MASVPSLLVSLDEHEGSGQEGVQEVHEIANGTESNVKKRKQREIEISALEERALQKGIPQTPDEFDKLVRSSPNSSFVWIKYMEFWFDLADVEKARSVAERALRTINIREEDEKLNVWVAYFNLENEYGSPREDAVKKIFQRAVQYCDPKKVHLALLGMYERTQQHQLADELLDRMTRRFRTSRKIWFHRIQFSLKQGEGVEYMNFVVNCALLGLPQRKHIRFLTQTAILEFKCGVPEEGRTRFELILWDHPTRTDLWSLYLDQEIRLGDTEIIRALFERVISLSFPPKKMKFLFKKYLRYEKSQGDEERIDHVKQKALEFVNMPYEA; encoded by the exons ATGGCTTCTGTTCCGTCACTCCTGGTCTCCTTGGACGAACACGAAGGTTCTGGCCAAGAGGGTGTTCAGGAAGTTCATGAAATCGCTAATGGAACCGAATCAAATGTGAAAAAGAGAAAACAAAG GGAAATAGAGATCAGTGCCTTGGAGGAAAGGGCGTTGCAGAAAGGTATACCGCAGACTCCAGATGAATTCGACAAGTTGGTTAGGAGCTCTCCAAATAGTAGCTTCGTCTGGATAAAGTATATGGAATTTTGGTTCGACCTTGCAGATGTTGAGAAAGCACGTTCAGTAGCCGAAAG GGCTTTGAGAACAATAAACATTAGAGAAGAGGATGAGAAACTCAATGTATGGGTAGCTTACTTTAACCTTGAAAATGAATATGGGAGTCCGCGAGAG GATGCCGTCAAGAAGATATTTCAAAGAGCCGTGCAGTATTGTGATCCCAAGAAGGTGCACCTGGCTCTTCTTGGAATGTATGAGAGGACTCAACAACATCAACTGGCAGATGAACTTCTTGATAGAATGACCAGAAGATTCAGGACTTCGCGCAAG ATCTGGTTCCACCGCATTCAATTTTCTCTCAAGCAAGGCGAGGGCGTTGAATACATGAACTTTGTCGTAAACTGCGCACTTCTAGGTCTGCCACAGCGCAAGCATATAAGGTTTCTCACGCAGACCGCTATCCTGGAGTTCAAGTGCGGGGTGCCTGAGGAAGGGAGAACCAGATTTGAGCTGATCCTATGGGATCATCCAACAAGAACAGATCTTTGGAGTCTTTACCTTGATCAA GAAATTCGACTTGGTGACACGGAAATTATACGGGCATTATTTGAAAGGGTGATATCCCTTAGTTTTCCTCCAAAAAAGATGAAG TTCTTGTTCAAGAAATACCTGCGATATGAGAAGTCTCAGGGCGATGAAGAAAGAATCGACCATGTGAAACAAAAGGCACTCGAGTTTGTGAACATGCCCTACGAAGCATGA